The following are encoded together in the Bombus affinis isolate iyBomAffi1 chromosome 6, iyBomAffi1.2, whole genome shotgun sequence genome:
- the LOC126917894 gene encoding cholinesterase 1-like isoform X2 codes for MKSGPCTPQGAVFKGRIIKKKELCPLDPEPVEPWTGVRDALEFGNSCCQKDMLSHDLVGNDDCLYLNVYKPIKPTSTKMSVMVWIHGGAFMMGSGNDEYYGPVYFMRKDVILVTINYRLGVLGFLNLEHEVAPGNQGLKDQVMALKWVQENISNFGGDPNNVTIFGESAGASSVHYLTLSPLAQGLFHKAIIQSGVALNPWAIISEKPSKYGFDLAAKLGETSTDPETVVEFLRTIDAKKLVDLETKLLTPKERYATFGMFVPGIDDKSANPFMPQHPAIRAKAGVQVPLLIGFNSNEGSMFLNILGGPNSAQFIREVNENFELVIPEETKIYLNREGISSNEVKRLYLGEDAISEKTADKYANYLSDVMFLQGIHEVVNVQMVTNKHPTYFYKFTYDPEQSLMKTTFNITLPGATHAEELQYLFYANIGKKMGVEPFKVGSEMYQMMECFTQMWTDFAKTGNPTPKTTELIPTIWQPIVRGDKYFYMNINKRLKMESCSKEGQRFDWKKIKNKL; via the exons GATCCAGAACCCGTAGAGCCATGGACAGGTGTAAGGGACGCTTTAGAGTTCGGCAACTCTTGCTGTCAGAAGGACATGTTGTCGCACGATTTAGTGGGAAACGACGATTGCCTCTACTTGAACGTGTACAAACCAATAAAACCGACATCGACGAAAATGTCGGTGATGGTATGGATCCACGGTGGTGCGTTCATGATGGGGTCAGGCAACGACGAGTATTATGGGCCCGTGTATTTCATGCGGAAGGATGTTATTCTGGTCACGATTAATTACAGACTCGGTGTCTTGG GTTTTCTGAATTTGGAACACGAAGTCGCGCCGGGTAATCAAGGTTTAAAGGACCAAGTGATGGCCTTGAAATGGGTACAGGAAAATATCAGCAACTTTGGTGGAGATCCCAACAACGTCACTATATTTGGAGAAAGCGCTGGTGCATCGTCGGTCCATTACCTAACTTTATCTCCATTGGCTCAGG GATTGTTCCACAAAGCGATTATACAGAGCGGAGTGGCGCTTAATCCTTGGGCCATTATAAGCGAGAAACCGAGCAAGTACGGATTCGACTTGGCCGCAAAACTTGGCGAAACCTCGACCGATCCTGAGACTGTGGTCGAGTTCCTGAGGACGATAGACGCAAAAAAGCTCGTGGATCTCGAAACTAAGCTTCTCACGCCAAAG GAACGTTACGCTACATTCGGAATGTTTGTACCAGGCATCGATGACAAATCTGCAAATCCATTTATGCCTCAGCATCCGGCGATAAGGGCCAAAGCAGGTGTTCAAGTACCTCTTCTTATAGGTTTCAATTCAAACGAGGGAAGCATGTTCCTGAATA taCTTGGGGGACCTAATTCCGCGCAATTTATCCGAGAGGTGAACGAGAACTTTGAGCTGGTAATCCCCGAGGAGACGAAGATTTACTTAAACAGGGAAGGAATCAGTTCGAACGAAGTGAAACGCTTGTATCTGGGCGAAGATGCAATTAGCGAGAAAACGGCGGATAAATATGCAAATTATTTGAGCGACGTGATGTTCCTTCAGGGTATTCACGAAGTTGTCAATGTCCAGATGGTAACGAACAAGCACCCCACGTATTTTTACAAATTCACTTACGATCCAGAACAATCGCTAATGAAAACCACGTTTAATATTACTCTACCag GAGCGACACACGCGGAAGAGTTGCAATACTTGTTCTATGCGAATATAGGGAAAAAAATGGGCGTAGAACCATTCAAAGTTGGAAGCGAGATGTACCAAATGATGGAGTGCTTCACTCAGATGTGGACAGACTTCGCAAAAACTGG AAATCCAACACCAAAGACCACAGAGTTGATTCCAACGATTTGGCAACCAATCGTTCGAGGGGATAAGtatttttatatgaatattaacaAGAGGCTCAAAATGGAAAGCTGCAGTAAAGAGGGACAGAGATTCGATTGGAAGAAAATCAAAAACAAATTGTAA
- the LOC126917894 gene encoding juvenile hormone esterase-like isoform X1 codes for MAHDNTVVRVKQGQLRGVIEENHYGDRYLSFRGIPYAKPPVGPLRFKDPEPVEPWTGVRDALEFGNSCCQKDMLSHDLVGNDDCLYLNVYKPIKPTSTKMSVMVWIHGGAFMMGSGNDEYYGPVYFMRKDVILVTINYRLGVLGFLNLEHEVAPGNQGLKDQVMALKWVQENISNFGGDPNNVTIFGESAGASSVHYLTLSPLAQGLFHKAIIQSGVALNPWAIISEKPSKYGFDLAAKLGETSTDPETVVEFLRTIDAKKLVDLETKLLTPKERYATFGMFVPGIDDKSANPFMPQHPAIRAKAGVQVPLLIGFNSNEGSMFLNILGGPNSAQFIREVNENFELVIPEETKIYLNREGISSNEVKRLYLGEDAISEKTADKYANYLSDVMFLQGIHEVVNVQMVTNKHPTYFYKFTYDPEQSLMKTTFNITLPGATHAEELQYLFYANIGKKMGVEPFKVGSEMYQMMECFTQMWTDFAKTGNPTPKTTELIPTIWQPIVRGDKYFYMNINKRLKMESCSKEGQRFDWKKIKNKL; via the exons ATGGCGCACGACAACACCGTGGTACGCGTGAAGCAAGGCCAGTTACGTGGCGTTATCGAAGAAAACCATTATGGTGACCGGTATCTCTCGTTTCGCGGTATCCCATACGCGAAGCCGCCGGTCGGGCCGCTTCGATTTAAG GATCCAGAACCCGTAGAGCCATGGACAGGTGTAAGGGACGCTTTAGAGTTCGGCAACTCTTGCTGTCAGAAGGACATGTTGTCGCACGATTTAGTGGGAAACGACGATTGCCTCTACTTGAACGTGTACAAACCAATAAAACCGACATCGACGAAAATGTCGGTGATGGTATGGATCCACGGTGGTGCGTTCATGATGGGGTCAGGCAACGACGAGTATTATGGGCCCGTGTATTTCATGCGGAAGGATGTTATTCTGGTCACGATTAATTACAGACTCGGTGTCTTGG GTTTTCTGAATTTGGAACACGAAGTCGCGCCGGGTAATCAAGGTTTAAAGGACCAAGTGATGGCCTTGAAATGGGTACAGGAAAATATCAGCAACTTTGGTGGAGATCCCAACAACGTCACTATATTTGGAGAAAGCGCTGGTGCATCGTCGGTCCATTACCTAACTTTATCTCCATTGGCTCAGG GATTGTTCCACAAAGCGATTATACAGAGCGGAGTGGCGCTTAATCCTTGGGCCATTATAAGCGAGAAACCGAGCAAGTACGGATTCGACTTGGCCGCAAAACTTGGCGAAACCTCGACCGATCCTGAGACTGTGGTCGAGTTCCTGAGGACGATAGACGCAAAAAAGCTCGTGGATCTCGAAACTAAGCTTCTCACGCCAAAG GAACGTTACGCTACATTCGGAATGTTTGTACCAGGCATCGATGACAAATCTGCAAATCCATTTATGCCTCAGCATCCGGCGATAAGGGCCAAAGCAGGTGTTCAAGTACCTCTTCTTATAGGTTTCAATTCAAACGAGGGAAGCATGTTCCTGAATA taCTTGGGGGACCTAATTCCGCGCAATTTATCCGAGAGGTGAACGAGAACTTTGAGCTGGTAATCCCCGAGGAGACGAAGATTTACTTAAACAGGGAAGGAATCAGTTCGAACGAAGTGAAACGCTTGTATCTGGGCGAAGATGCAATTAGCGAGAAAACGGCGGATAAATATGCAAATTATTTGAGCGACGTGATGTTCCTTCAGGGTATTCACGAAGTTGTCAATGTCCAGATGGTAACGAACAAGCACCCCACGTATTTTTACAAATTCACTTACGATCCAGAACAATCGCTAATGAAAACCACGTTTAATATTACTCTACCag GAGCGACACACGCGGAAGAGTTGCAATACTTGTTCTATGCGAATATAGGGAAAAAAATGGGCGTAGAACCATTCAAAGTTGGAAGCGAGATGTACCAAATGATGGAGTGCTTCACTCAGATGTGGACAGACTTCGCAAAAACTGG AAATCCAACACCAAAGACCACAGAGTTGATTCCAACGATTTGGCAACCAATCGTTCGAGGGGATAAGtatttttatatgaatattaacaAGAGGCTCAAAATGGAAAGCTGCAGTAAAGAGGGACAGAGATTCGATTGGAAGAAAATCAAAAACAAATTGTAA